A single Defluviitalea saccharophila DNA region contains:
- a CDS encoding acyl-CoA dehydratase activase: MLKSLGLCIGSSSVGYVLLEKDGDCINVLEQNAIPHEGNPRHIIKQIMNSDTLGSFDHITTTGRKFRNMLDASSISEPEAIEQAYRFISKQNPDLKDANVIISAGGETFLVYALDRTGKIVNVHTGNKCASGTGEFFLQQLKRMDINVEDTALQANLNDPYMVAGRCSVFCKSDCTHALNKGIEKSKVVAGLSKMMADKIIELLKRTSYNKVLLVGGTSQNITMIHFLKEKIPHLVVPDYARIFEAFGAALWGLEHDTQPINMDQDWFRRNQSSFSFLPQLKKYEDKVIFKNMPVEEAKPNDRCIVGLDVGSTTTKAIIMREEDNAILASCYLRTNGDPVKASRQCYENLSKQIPCNIEIIGLGVTGSGRQIAALHALTPAVVNEIIAHANGAVYFDPEVDTIFEIGGQDAKYTYITNGVPSDYAMNEACSAGTGSFLEEAARESLYIDTKEIGKIALRSENPPNFNDQCAAFISSDIKSAIQEGIDVKDIAAGLVYSVCMNYINRVKGNRSVGNKIFMQGGVCYNKAVPIAMAALTGKTIIVPPHPGLIGAFGVALNVKEKLRLNLLEPMHFDLDELSRREVVYKEPFVCVGGKEKCDRKCNIQRIQIQNKVYPFGGACNKYYNMRYEQNDHDISQLDLVQFREKLIFEKYSAQRGKRIASYQNKTVGIPRSLLCNTFFPLYYQFFYGLGFDVVCSDEIDKDGIERKAASFCYPVEVSHGAIGNLIKKNPDIYFLPHVKSVEVKNGIPASVTCPFVQGEPYYIKSTFHELSNKIVLSPVLDFAKGYEYIRNTFIKISKQLNVDINHAKTAFELGMQAQKDFYHECKELGKQFLKAIEEDNNRVGFVLFGRPYNAFTQWTNMSIPHKFATRNYHIIPYDFLPLDEEESEENMYWAMGQLILKGARKVQKHPQLFGIYITNFSCGPDSFLTGYFRNIMGRKPSLTLELDSHTADAGIDTRIEAFIDVVKSYRQLEKQNLEEKKKEFRPAILEKRNGAVWVVDSKGDKYSLKDDKVHILIPSMGGIGSELLAATFRHVGIRASALPEPGEEELKIGRGFSSCKECLPLQLTIGSLMRYLRERKEKDEVLVYFMPKTSGPCRFGQYSILIKKLILRLQLENVAVISLTSENGYAGFGMDSLLRAWHSVIISDVLEEIRSAVLVLAKDQRKGMKVFEDVCKMIINSIEKDSWKQLKRILEVCAEKLKSIETKMPNEEAVKIALVGEIYVRQDNFSRKNLVENLAKKNIIVKTAPIAEWIYYCDYIQKYRYNLNSTVKDRLSVYIQGFFKNQYEKIIKQIFSKSGLYEYSVVNVEKIISNVKDLISPTLTGEAILTIGSAITEIVDDVSGVISIGPFGCMPSRIAEAIISEKINEQKLIIAPNRKLIEKVMEKHPALPFLSIETDGSVFPQIIEARLETFCLQVERLHNTVAKIRSETNKVI, from the coding sequence ATGTTGAAATCACTAGGCTTATGTATAGGTTCTTCAAGTGTAGGTTATGTTTTACTGGAAAAAGACGGAGACTGCATTAATGTTTTAGAACAAAATGCAATACCTCATGAAGGAAATCCCCGTCATATTATTAAACAAATCATGAATTCAGATACATTGGGTTCCTTTGATCATATTACAACTACAGGAAGAAAATTTAGAAATATGTTAGATGCATCTTCCATTTCAGAGCCTGAAGCGATTGAACAGGCATATAGATTTATATCCAAGCAAAATCCTGATTTAAAAGATGCCAACGTAATCATAAGTGCCGGAGGAGAAACATTTTTAGTCTATGCATTAGATAGAACCGGAAAAATAGTTAATGTACATACAGGGAATAAATGCGCTTCGGGGACTGGAGAATTTTTTTTACAGCAGCTTAAAAGAATGGACATTAATGTAGAAGATACAGCATTACAAGCCAATTTAAATGATCCCTATATGGTTGCAGGAAGATGTTCGGTTTTTTGTAAAAGCGATTGTACCCATGCCTTAAATAAAGGAATTGAAAAGTCAAAAGTAGTCGCTGGATTGTCTAAAATGATGGCGGATAAGATTATTGAGCTTCTTAAAAGGACTTCCTATAATAAAGTCCTATTAGTCGGAGGCACCTCTCAGAATATTACGATGATTCATTTTTTAAAAGAGAAGATACCTCATTTGGTAGTACCTGATTATGCCAGGATTTTTGAAGCTTTTGGAGCAGCTTTATGGGGGCTGGAGCACGATACTCAGCCAATCAATATGGATCAAGATTGGTTTCGCCGCAATCAAAGCTCCTTTTCATTTTTACCTCAGTTAAAAAAATACGAAGATAAAGTGATATTTAAAAATATGCCTGTTGAAGAGGCAAAACCTAATGATCGATGCATAGTAGGACTGGATGTTGGTTCTACCACCACAAAGGCTATCATTATGCGTGAAGAAGATAACGCAATACTTGCCTCTTGTTATCTTCGTACCAATGGTGATCCAGTTAAAGCTTCAAGACAATGTTACGAAAATCTAAGCAAACAGATACCCTGCAATATTGAAATTATAGGATTAGGCGTAACGGGTTCCGGGCGTCAGATTGCTGCGCTTCATGCCCTTACCCCTGCAGTAGTTAATGAAATCATTGCCCACGCCAATGGAGCAGTTTATTTTGATCCGGAAGTTGATACCATTTTTGAAATAGGAGGACAGGATGCCAAGTACACTTATATCACTAATGGTGTTCCTTCCGATTATGCCATGAATGAAGCTTGTTCAGCCGGAACAGGTTCATTTCTTGAAGAAGCTGCAAGAGAGTCCTTATACATTGATACAAAAGAAATCGGAAAAATCGCTCTTAGAAGTGAAAATCCCCCTAATTTCAACGATCAATGCGCTGCATTCATAAGCAGCGATATAAAAAGTGCCATACAAGAAGGCATTGATGTAAAAGATATCGCAGCCGGATTAGTATATTCCGTATGTATGAATTATATCAATCGTGTGAAAGGCAATCGGTCAGTTGGAAATAAAATATTTATGCAGGGAGGTGTTTGTTACAATAAAGCAGTTCCAATTGCGATGGCTGCATTGACAGGAAAAACAATTATTGTTCCTCCCCATCCTGGATTAATAGGGGCTTTTGGAGTTGCACTTAATGTCAAAGAAAAATTGCGTTTAAATCTCTTAGAGCCTATGCATTTTGATCTAGACGAATTGTCCAGGCGAGAAGTTGTATATAAGGAACCCTTTGTATGTGTCGGCGGTAAAGAAAAGTGCGACAGGAAATGCAATATTCAGAGGATACAAATTCAAAATAAAGTCTATCCTTTTGGCGGTGCTTGCAATAAATATTACAATATGCGCTATGAGCAAAACGATCATGATATCAGCCAATTGGATTTGGTACAGTTCAGGGAAAAATTAATATTTGAAAAATACAGTGCTCAGAGAGGCAAAAGAATTGCTTCTTATCAAAATAAAACCGTAGGAATCCCCAGATCACTTTTATGCAATACTTTTTTTCCACTTTATTATCAGTTCTTCTACGGCCTTGGATTTGATGTGGTATGCAGTGACGAGATTGATAAAGACGGTATAGAAAGAAAGGCGGCATCTTTTTGTTATCCTGTTGAAGTATCTCATGGAGCCATAGGGAATTTGATCAAAAAGAATCCGGATATTTATTTCTTGCCTCATGTAAAATCTGTGGAAGTTAAAAATGGAATACCTGCCAGTGTTACTTGTCCTTTTGTGCAGGGGGAACCATATTATATAAAATCCACTTTCCATGAGTTAAGCAATAAAATTGTTTTGAGTCCGGTCTTAGATTTTGCTAAGGGCTATGAATATATAAGAAATACCTTTATAAAAATAAGCAAGCAGCTTAATGTGGATATAAACCATGCAAAAACTGCGTTTGAACTTGGAATGCAGGCACAAAAAGACTTTTATCATGAGTGTAAAGAATTAGGAAAACAATTTTTAAAAGCGATTGAAGAGGACAATAATCGTGTGGGTTTTGTATTATTTGGACGTCCCTATAATGCTTTTACCCAATGGACCAATATGAGTATACCTCATAAGTTTGCTACAAGAAATTATCATATTATTCCATATGATTTTCTTCCTTTAGATGAAGAAGAAAGTGAAGAAAATATGTATTGGGCAATGGGACAGCTTATTTTAAAGGGAGCGCGGAAGGTACAAAAACATCCTCAATTATTTGGAATATATATTACCAACTTTAGCTGTGGTCCGGATTCTTTTTTAACCGGGTATTTTAGAAATATCATGGGCAGAAAGCCTTCTCTTACGCTGGAGTTGGACAGTCACACAGCAGATGCGGGAATTGATACGAGAATAGAGGCGTTCATTGATGTGGTAAAAAGTTATAGACAATTGGAAAAACAAAACCTGGAAGAAAAGAAGAAGGAGTTTAGACCAGCTATTTTAGAGAAAAGAAACGGAGCCGTATGGGTTGTTGATTCTAAAGGGGATAAATATTCCTTAAAGGATGACAAAGTTCATATTCTTATTCCTTCCATGGGAGGTATCGGATCGGAACTTTTAGCGGCTACTTTCAGGCATGTAGGAATAAGAGCTTCTGCCCTCCCAGAGCCGGGAGAAGAAGAACTAAAGATTGGAAGAGGTTTTTCATCCTGCAAGGAATGCCTCCCACTGCAACTAACCATTGGAAGCTTAATGAGATATTTAAGGGAAAGAAAAGAAAAAGACGAAGTGTTGGTATATTTCATGCCCAAGACTTCTGGTCCCTGCAGATTCGGACAATATAGTATATTAATAAAAAAATTGATCTTAAGGCTTCAACTGGAAAATGTGGCAGTTATCTCTTTAACCTCTGAAAACGGTTATGCCGGATTTGGAATGGATTCCTTGCTTCGAGCATGGCACTCGGTAATTATATCGGATGTTTTAGAAGAAATAAGAAGTGCGGTTTTGGTATTAGCAAAGGATCAAAGAAAAGGAATGAAAGTCTTTGAAGATGTATGCAAAATGATTATCAACAGTATAGAGAAAGATTCATGGAAGCAGTTGAAACGTATACTGGAAGTGTGTGCAGAAAAATTAAAATCCATTGAAACCAAAATGCCTAATGAAGAAGCAGTTAAGATTGCTTTAGTCGGAGAGATCTATGTAAGACAGGATAATTTCTCAAGAAAGAATCTGGTAGAAAATTTAGCAAAGAAAAATATCATCGTTAAAACGGCTCCAATAGCAGAATGGATCTATTACTGCGATTATATACAAAAGTATCGATATAATCTTAATTCCACGGTAAAGGATAGACTTTCTGTATATATACAAGGCTTTTTCAAAAATCAATATGAAAAAATTATAAAGCAAATCTTTTCTAAATCCGGATTGTATGAGTATAGCGTTGTGAATGTTGAAAAAATCATATCCAACGTAAAAGATTTAATTTCACCTACATTAACTGGGGAAGCCATATTAACCATAGGATCGGCAATCACAGAAATAGTGGACGATGTTTCCGGAGTCATTTCAATAGGTCCTTTTGGATGTATGCCCAGCAGAATTGCAGAAGCCATCATTAGCGAGAAAATCAACGAGCAAAAATTAATTATAGCACCTAATCGTAAGCTGATAGAAAAAGTAATGGAAAAGCATCCGGCCCTTCCGTTTTTATCTATAGAAACGGACGGCAGCGTATTCCCTCAAATTATTGAAGCCAGACTTGAAACCTTTTGTTTGCAGGTTGAAAGATTGCATAATACTGTAGCAAAAATTCGCAGCGAAACCAATAAAGTTATATAA
- the typA gene encoding translational GTPase TypA, whose translation MSQKRDDIRNIAIIAHVDHGKTTLVDELLKQSGIFRANQEVQDRIMDSNDLERERGITILSKNTAVFYKDIKINIIDTPGHADFGGEVERVLKMVNGVILVVDAFEGPMPQTKFVLKRALDLELPVIVCINKIDRPEARPEEVIDEVLDLFIELEADESQLECPFVFASAKNGTASLDSSVQGENMQDLFETIVKYIPAPVGSQRDSLQLLISTIDYNEYVGRIGIGKVERGTIKINQEAVIVNALDETKNQKVRITKIYQFEGLQRVPVESATVGDIVAVSGIEGIHIGDTVCDVEYPEPLPFVKISEPTLAMTFSVNDSPFAGQEGKFVTSRNLRDRLFKELQTDVSLRVEETDSTDSFKVSGRGELHLSILIETMRREGYEFQVSKPEVLYKDVDGKRYEPMEKATIDVPEEFVGAVIEKLGSRKGELINMTSSKGGYTRLEFSIPSRGLIGYRSEFLTDTKGNGILNTIFDGYAPYKGDIERRPQGSLIAFESGEAVTYGLYNAQERGILFIQPGTKVYEGMVVGQNAKGEDIEVNVCKKKHVTNMRSSNADEALRLSPPKIMSLEECLEFIEDDELLEVTPLSLRVRKRILNSGERQRARRKKL comes from the coding sequence GTGAGTCAAAAAAGAGACGATATTAGAAATATAGCCATTATTGCCCATGTAGATCATGGTAAAACCACATTGGTGGATGAACTTCTAAAGCAAAGTGGTATATTTCGAGCGAATCAAGAAGTACAGGATAGAATTATGGATTCCAATGATTTGGAAAGAGAAAGAGGTATTACGATTTTATCTAAAAACACAGCGGTTTTCTATAAAGATATTAAAATAAATATTATTGACACTCCGGGGCATGCTGATTTTGGAGGAGAAGTAGAACGGGTTCTTAAGATGGTCAATGGGGTTATACTTGTTGTTGATGCCTTTGAAGGACCTATGCCTCAAACTAAATTTGTTTTAAAAAGGGCATTAGATCTTGAATTGCCTGTAATAGTATGTATTAATAAAATTGACAGGCCTGAAGCAAGACCGGAAGAAGTGATTGATGAAGTCTTGGACTTATTTATTGAATTAGAAGCAGACGAAAGTCAGTTGGAATGTCCTTTTGTATTTGCTTCTGCTAAAAATGGTACTGCTTCCTTAGACAGCTCTGTTCAAGGGGAAAATATGCAGGATCTTTTTGAAACGATTGTGAAATATATCCCTGCACCGGTTGGCAGCCAAAGGGACTCTCTGCAGCTTCTTATATCAACCATTGATTATAATGAATATGTAGGAAGAATAGGTATTGGCAAAGTTGAAAGAGGAACCATAAAAATCAATCAAGAGGCAGTTATAGTCAATGCATTGGATGAAACCAAAAATCAAAAGGTAAGAATTACAAAAATTTATCAGTTCGAAGGATTGCAAAGAGTGCCTGTTGAAAGTGCTACAGTCGGTGATATTGTTGCCGTTTCAGGAATAGAAGGTATTCATATTGGGGATACAGTTTGTGATGTAGAATACCCAGAGCCCCTTCCCTTTGTAAAAATATCCGAGCCGACCCTGGCCATGACTTTTTCTGTGAATGACAGCCCCTTTGCAGGTCAGGAAGGTAAATTTGTTACTTCCAGAAATTTAAGAGATCGATTATTTAAAGAATTGCAGACGGATGTAAGTTTAAGGGTAGAGGAAACAGATTCTACAGATTCCTTTAAGGTATCCGGAAGAGGAGAACTGCATTTATCCATATTAATCGAAACTATGCGAAGAGAAGGTTATGAGTTTCAGGTGTCAAAACCTGAAGTATTATATAAGGATGTAGATGGAAAAAGATACGAGCCAATGGAAAAAGCTACAATTGATGTTCCGGAGGAGTTCGTTGGAGCGGTTATTGAAAAGTTGGGAAGCAGAAAAGGTGAACTGATCAATATGACATCCTCAAAAGGCGGTTATACCCGTTTGGAATTCTCTATTCCTTCCAGAGGATTAATCGGCTATCGTTCAGAATTCCTTACAGATACAAAAGGCAACGGTATTTTAAATACCATATTTGATGGATATGCACCGTATAAGGGGGATATAGAAAGAAGACCCCAAGGCTCTCTCATTGCTTTTGAATCGGGAGAAGCTGTAACCTACGGCCTTTATAATGCACAGGAAAGAGGTATTTTGTTTATTCAACCGGGAACGAAAGTATACGAAGGAATGGTTGTAGGCCAAAATGCAAAAGGTGAAGATATTGAAGTGAACGTTTGCAAGAAAAAGCATGTAACAAATATGCGTTCCTCAAATGCGGATGAAGCCTTAAGACTATCTCCGCCTAAAATTATGAGCTTAGAAGAATGTCTTGAATTTATTGAAGATGATGAACTTTTAGAAGTTACTCCCTTAAGTCTGAGAGTCAGAAAAAGAATTTTAAATAGCGGAGAACGCCAAAGGGCAAGAAGAAAGAAACTATAA
- a CDS encoding polysaccharide biosynthesis protein, with protein MTKKNAGGALVRQAAILAVASLIVRVIGLIYRWPLTNMIGDDGNGLYGIAFNIYLLFFIISSSGLPASISKMVSERMALKQYKSAHKVFKISLLMASITGVIASLILWFGAYPIAQFMDNTRIVYSMKALAPTLLIVAIMSAFRGYYQGMNTMVPTAISQIIEQVFNAVFSIVLAGVLLKYGVEYGAAGGTMGTGIGALMGLLFLIFIYILARPRIKKRINRQKEEDFEESSASILKTLLVTSIPIIIGSTIFSFTNLVDVKMVMSILQSIGMTEIEANELYGQLSGKYVTLTNLPISISTALATAIVPSIAASVVLKETKVVMNKVNLAMRVAMMLAAPSAVGLFVLGDPILKMLFPKYPAGGDLLRLGALAVIFQSLVQVATAILQGVGKPNIPAYNAGVGVLIKIVLNFFLIAIPAVNIKGAIISTIVCYIVIAYLDMKAAIRLTKVKLQVFNTFVKPLGAGVGMGVFSFIFYKLILWGTTNNTVSTIGSILLSVIVYIGILFAIGGISKEEILLLPKGEKIASKLIHLSIIRE; from the coding sequence ATGACAAAAAAGAATGCCGGGGGGGCATTAGTTAGACAGGCCGCTATTTTGGCTGTTGCCAGTTTGATTGTGCGAGTCATCGGACTAATTTATCGCTGGCCGTTGACTAATATGATTGGCGACGATGGCAACGGTCTCTATGGTATAGCTTTTAATATTTATCTCTTATTTTTTATCATTTCATCTTCTGGACTGCCTGCTTCAATTTCTAAAATGGTATCAGAGAGGATGGCACTCAAACAGTACAAAAGTGCCCATAAGGTATTTAAAATTTCTTTATTAATGGCATCCATAACAGGAGTGATTGCTTCTTTAATTTTATGGTTCGGAGCCTATCCAATAGCACAATTTATGGACAATACACGAATCGTGTATAGTATGAAAGCATTGGCACCGACTTTATTAATTGTGGCTATTATGAGTGCCTTCAGAGGGTATTATCAGGGGATGAACACGATGGTACCTACCGCCATTTCTCAAATTATTGAACAGGTGTTTAATGCAGTATTTAGTATTGTTTTGGCAGGCGTTTTATTAAAGTATGGCGTCGAGTATGGTGCTGCCGGAGGCACAATGGGTACCGGTATCGGGGCACTTATGGGATTATTATTCCTTATTTTTATCTATATATTGGCTCGCCCCAGAATAAAGAAAAGGATCAATAGACAAAAAGAAGAAGATTTTGAAGAGTCTTCTGCAAGTATATTGAAGACTCTTCTTGTGACATCCATTCCGATTATCATTGGAAGCACGATTTTTAGTTTTACTAATTTAGTCGATGTAAAAATGGTAATGTCCATTTTACAATCCATTGGAATGACGGAAATAGAAGCTAATGAGCTTTATGGGCAGCTATCAGGAAAATATGTTACCCTGACCAATCTTCCTATTTCCATTTCAACCGCATTGGCCACTGCTATTGTTCCTAGCATCGCAGCATCTGTAGTATTAAAAGAAACAAAAGTAGTAATGAATAAAGTCAATCTTGCAATGAGAGTTGCCATGATGTTGGCAGCACCTTCTGCCGTGGGATTGTTTGTGTTAGGTGATCCCATATTAAAAATGCTTTTTCCTAAATACCCTGCAGGGGGAGACCTGCTTAGATTAGGCGCCCTGGCAGTTATTTTTCAATCTTTAGTTCAAGTGGCAACAGCTATTTTGCAAGGCGTAGGGAAACCTAATATACCGGCCTATAATGCTGGTGTAGGGGTACTGATCAAGATCGTACTTAACTTTTTCCTAATTGCAATCCCGGCAGTCAATATTAAGGGAGCGATCATTAGTACTATCGTATGCTATATCGTTATAGCCTATTTAGATATGAAGGCGGCAATTCGTCTAACAAAAGTTAAACTTCAAGTATTCAATACATTTGTAAAGCCCCTTGGCGCAGGAGTAGGAATGGGTGTATTTTCTTTTATATTTTATAAGCTTATTTTATGGGGCACTACTAATAATACTGTATCGACGATAGGTTCCATTTTGTTATCTGTTATTGTATATATTGGCATTTTATTCGCCATAGGAGGAATAAGTAAAGAAGAAATTCTTTTGTTGCCAAAGGGAGAAAAAATAGCATCAAAACTCATACACCTGAGCATTATTAGAGAATAA
- a CDS encoding BofC C-terminal domain-containing protein has product MFIRKKIWFLSSAVFIISAVGFYMVYMNLLPSVDLRKSESKGIVEEYVNNNLNNTVGEVNQNIGQMPEGVPTAQANAPRITRSTQMVYQYYYEEDGKIVEETIEPPYFLIDLTRDELQEKYSDWQISYFSDQKVIMKKNIASKSPYHFVVGVYNGYIAIFYNNEEGELEIKEITETPISSLPIEEQNKLKEGIKVYGEEALIRILQDYTS; this is encoded by the coding sequence ATGTTTATACGAAAGAAAATATGGTTTTTATCTTCTGCAGTATTCATAATCAGTGCTGTAGGATTTTATATGGTTTACATGAATTTATTGCCTTCGGTAGATTTAAGAAAATCTGAGTCTAAAGGCATTGTAGAAGAATATGTAAACAATAATCTGAATAATACTGTTGGTGAAGTGAATCAAAATATTGGCCAAATGCCTGAAGGTGTTCCCACAGCCCAAGCTAATGCTCCAAGGATTACACGATCAACACAAATGGTGTATCAGTATTATTATGAAGAAGATGGGAAAATCGTGGAGGAGACAATAGAACCTCCTTATTTTCTAATTGATTTAACGAGAGATGAACTGCAGGAAAAATATTCTGATTGGCAGATCAGTTATTTTTCGGATCAAAAAGTCATTATGAAAAAAAATATAGCTTCAAAAAGTCCATATCATTTTGTTGTTGGCGTTTATAACGGATACATAGCTATTTTTTATAATAATGAAGAAGGAGAATTAGAAATAAAGGAAATTACAGAAACGCCAATATCTTCTCTTCCCATAGAAGAACAAAATAAACTAAAAGAAGGTATTAAGGTTTATGGAGAAGAGGCATTGATACGCATATTGCAAGATTACACAAGTTAG
- a CDS encoding NAD(P)/FAD-dependent oxidoreductase: protein MKKKHKILIIGGGAAGLVAAVAASRNGAEVIILERMDRVGKKILATGNGRCNLTNINMDIKRFHSSYPKFIKGVLNRFDLRQTLDFFEQMGIAYKVEDAGKVFPMSEQASSVLDVLRHELQLLNVQEECNAEVIKIQRKNNQFILSLKDGRKISGDKVILAAGGKSSPNLGSNGSGYELVIPFGHKLISTFPALVQLVLDAWFLKRLKGVKFNGKVSIVEDNNILQTEYGEILFTEYGISGPPILQLSRKAGEVLHQKKSKPFVSLDVFPDLSEEHIENIIMSRFSYHPEKTIEFSFVGMMNKRLIPVVLKEAGIEDLNKSCTQINAKERKNIIKILKNWSIPVKGTQSWMQSQVTAGGIDVRDIDPNTMESKLIPGLYFAGEIMDVDGDCGGFNLQWAWSSGYIAGECSSKS, encoded by the coding sequence ATGAAAAAAAAACATAAGATATTGATTATTGGCGGAGGTGCGGCAGGGCTTGTGGCTGCTGTTGCAGCAAGCAGAAATGGCGCCGAAGTAATTATATTAGAGAGAATGGACAGAGTAGGCAAAAAGATCTTAGCAACCGGCAATGGCAGATGTAATCTGACAAATATAAATATGGATATAAAAAGATTCCACAGTTCGTATCCGAAGTTTATTAAGGGTGTTTTAAATCGTTTTGATCTTCGTCAGACCCTTGATTTTTTTGAACAGATGGGTATTGCCTATAAAGTAGAAGACGCCGGAAAAGTATTTCCTATGTCCGAACAGGCATCCAGCGTCCTGGATGTGCTTCGACATGAACTACAGCTTCTAAACGTACAAGAAGAATGCAATGCAGAAGTTATAAAAATACAAAGAAAAAATAATCAATTCATCTTGTCTTTAAAAGATGGAAGAAAAATTTCAGGGGATAAAGTAATTCTTGCCGCCGGAGGCAAATCTTCTCCAAATTTAGGCTCAAACGGAAGCGGTTATGAATTGGTAATTCCATTTGGGCATAAGTTAATTAGTACTTTTCCGGCTCTGGTGCAGCTGGTATTGGATGCATGGTTTTTAAAAAGACTAAAGGGCGTTAAATTCAATGGCAAAGTATCTATAGTTGAAGACAATAATATTTTGCAAACAGAGTATGGAGAAATTCTTTTTACCGAATACGGTATTTCAGGCCCTCCTATTTTACAGCTTAGCAGAAAAGCCGGAGAAGTTCTTCATCAAAAAAAATCAAAACCTTTTGTTTCTTTAGATGTATTTCCAGATTTATCAGAGGAACACATCGAAAATATTATTATGAGCAGATTTTCTTACCATCCGGAGAAAACTATTGAATTCAGCTTTGTCGGAATGATGAATAAACGTTTAATTCCTGTTGTTTTAAAAGAAGCAGGCATTGAGGATCTGAATAAATCTTGCACTCAGATCAATGCAAAAGAAAGAAAAAATATCATTAAGATATTAAAAAACTGGAGCATTCCTGTTAAAGGGACACAATCCTGGATGCAGTCTCAGGTAACGGCTGGAGGAATCGATGTTAGAGATATAGATCCGAATACAATGGAATCCAAGTTAATTCCCGGTCTTTATTTTGCAGGTGAAATTATGGATGTGGACGGAGATTGCGGAGGGTTTAACTTACAGTGGGCATGGTCTTCTGGATATATTGCAGGAGAATGTTCATCTAAATCTTGA